One window of the Salvia miltiorrhiza cultivar Shanhuang (shh) chromosome 6, IMPLAD_Smil_shh, whole genome shotgun sequence genome contains the following:
- the LOC130990638 gene encoding uncharacterized protein LOC130990638 — protein sequence MSSWIYANEDSIQGKSQKGESLWARVHKFYHITQAENPNELNERNIESMKGRWKRLNENANKWVAACREANARRRSGMSDNDVEKKAHSIYEVGGRKFQDLVVFNEVMSKHLKWNLYDTTPIFPHASEDVDNHQSGGSSKRSKTSEDGRFSVPSNPETPTSEQSTATRPIGKDKAK from the coding sequence ATGTCATCTTGGATCTATGCTAACGAAGATAGCATTCAAGGGAAAAGTCAAAAAGGGGAATCGCTTTGGGCACGTGTGCATAAATTTTATCACATAACTCAAGCAGAAAATCCCAACGAGCTCAACGAGCGAAACATTGAATCAATGAAAGGTCGCTGGAAACGTCTTAATGAAAATGCAAACAAATGGGTTGCTGCTTGCAGGGAGGCAAATGCTCGAAGAAGGAGTGGAATGAGCGACAACGATGTTGAGAAAAAAGCTCATTCCATTTATGAAGTAGGTGGGAGAAAGTTTCAAGACTTGGTTGTATTTAATGAAGTTATGAGTAAACATCTCAAGTGGAATCTTTATGATACAACACCAATTTTTCCTCATGCAAGTGAAGATGTTGATAACCATCAAAGTGGTGGCAGCTCGAAAAGATCAAAGACTTCAGAAGATGGGAGGTTTTCTGTCCCCTCCAATCCAGAAACTCCAACATCTGAACAATCAACCGCGACTCGTCCTATTGGCAAGGATAAGGCAAAATGA